The following is a genomic window from Flavobacterium crassostreae.
ACCAAAAAAACAAAGTAGTAGACCAATGTTTAGACCCTGCAATCCAAGTATTCTCTTGGAGTTTTGAAGATCCAAAAGCTTCGGTTTTTATCTTCAAAAAACAAACCGATGCACAAGGTACCCTTATTGAATATCGATACAAGCAAAACAACGCTGCTTTCAAAATACCCTTTCAAGACAACGCTTCTATAGAAAATGCGATCTCTTGTTTAATGGTTTTGCTGCATTTTAATTACGATAGCACTTTAATTAGCTCTAGATTGGCCTTGCTTTTTCCAGTAGAAATGCGTCTAAAACTTAAAGATGGTATAAACAATTGCACCCTAATTGACGATAGTTATAGTTCGGATTTTCAGTCCTTAAAAATAGCTTTAGATTTTTTAGAAAGTCAAAAAAAGCTAGAAAACAAAACCGTAATTCTATCGGATATTTTTCAAAGTGGCTTGTCTAACGAGGTTTTGTATGCTAAAGTAGCGCAATTAATCCTTTCCAATAACATCCACAGAGTTATAGGTATTGGCCACACCATATCGGAGTTCAAAGATAGATTTCAAAACTGCATCACCTTTGCAGATACCGCAGCTTTTATCGATAATTTTGAAACCCTCGAATTTGCCAACGAAACTATCTTGGTTAAAGGTGCCCGTTCCTTTGAGTTTGAACAAATTGTGTCTTTGTTAGAAGAAAAAACACACGAAACAGTTTTAGAAATAAATTTAAATGCCATAAGTCACAACCTCAATTTTTTTAAATCCAAGCTCCAGCCCAAGGTAAAAATCATGGTAATGGTCAAGGCTTTTGGATATGGCAATGGCGGTCTTGAGATTGCTAATTTATTGCAACACCACAAAGTAGACTATTTAGGAGTGGCTTTCGCCGACGAAGGAATTGCGTTAAAAAACGGCGGTATTGAGCTACCAATTATGGTCTTAAATCCAGAGAACAGCAGTTTTTCGGCAATTATACACCACCAATTAGAGCCAGAGATTTATTGTTTAAAAGGCTTGCATGCTTTTTTAAAAATAGCAAAACAAAAAAACCTACAACATTTTCCGATACACATCAAATTAGACACCGGAATGCATCGTTTGGGCTTTGAAAAAGAAGCCATTCCAGAGTTAATTGCAACCCTAAAAGGAAATCCTCATGTCAAGGTGCAGAGTATTTTATCTCATTTAGCCACAAGTGATGATTTAGTGCATCGGGATTTTACTATATCTCAAATAAATCTTTTTGAAACGCTGTCTTCCAGAATCATTCTAGAGCTAGAAAACCACCCAATACGGCATATTTTAAATACATCAGGCATAAGCAATTATCCCGATGCGCAATACAATATGGTACGTTTAGGAATTGGTCTTTATGGAGTTTCCAACGATCCATTAGAACAAAAATATCTAGAAAATGTAGGTACCTTAAAATCGGTGATTTCGCAAATCCGAACCATAGCTCCTGGGCAGAGCGTGGGATATGGTCGCAAATTTATGGCCCAAAGCACTACCAATGTAGCCACTATACCTATAGGTTATGCAGACGGAATCTCCAGAGGTTGGGGTAACGGCGTAGGCTTTGTGATTATAAAAAACAAAAAAGCAACCATCATTGGTAGCATTTGCATGGATATGTTAATGGTAGACGTAACTGCAATAGACTGTAGAGAGGGAGATGCGGTGGTTATTTTTGGCGAAAAGCCAACCGTTTCTTACCTAGCCAAGAAATTAAAAACCATACCCTATGAAATTCTGACAAGTATTTCCCAGCGCGTAAAACGTGTTTTTTATCGGTAATAAAGGATTAATATCGATAAAGTTATTGGCTTTGTTAAAAAAAACTTAATTTAGAGTTTTAAAATATTTAATAGCAATTTAAAAATAAAAAACTATGGGATTTTTCAGTGATTTTAAAGCCTCTTTAATGAAAGGCGATGTTTTAAGTTTAGCAACAGCAGTAGTAATTGGTGGTGCTTTTAGTAAAGTTATTGGATCCGCCGTGGATGATATTATCATGCCGTTAGTAGGTTTGTTAACCGGAGGTGTAGATTTTACCACTAAATTTATTGCTTTAAACGGACAGAATTACGAAAATTTAGACGCTGCAAAAGCCGCTGGAGCTGCCGTAATGACCTACGGTAATTTAGTGCAAGCCATAATTAATTTTGTAATTATAGCTTTCTTTATTTTTGTGATATTAAGAGCAGCCGAAAAAGCAAAAAAGAAAGAAGAAGTTGCTGCACCAGCACCAGCAGGACCAACGCAAGAAGAGTTGTTAATGCAAATTAGAGATTTATTAAAAAAACAATAAATGCCCTAACGAACACAAAACCAGACGATAGGGTCTGGTTTTTTTACGGATTTGTTTTATTTGTAACATTTTGTTATTTTTTGTGAAGCCGCTTGTTTTGGATTCAATATTACTTACTTTTGTATTTCAAATTTAATATTCAAAAATAAAATATACTATGAGAATAGCAGTTGTAGGCGCTACTGGAATGGTGGGCGAAGTAATGTTGAAAGTGTTGGCCGAAAGAAATTTTCCGGTAACGGAGTTAATCCCTGTAGCTTCCGAAAAATCAGTAGGTAAAGAAATAGAGTATAAAGGAACCAAATATAAAGTAGTAGGGATGCAGACTGCCGTAGACATGAAGGCGGATATAGCCCTATTTTCGGCTGGTGGAGAAACCTCTTTAGAGTGGGCTCCCAAATTTGCAGCAGCAGGTACTACCGTGATAGATAATTCTTCTGCATGGAGAATGGATCCTACCAAAAAGTTAGTGGTGCCTGAGATCAATGCAACGGTATTAACCAAAGAAGATAAAATTATAGCCAACCCTAATTGCTCTACCATTCAAATGGTATTGGTTTTGGCACCATTGCATAAAAAATACCATATCAAGCGGGTTATTGTTTCTACGTACCAATCCATTACCGGAACAGGAGTAAAGGCAGTAGAACAATTAGAAAATGAGTACGCAGGAATTCAAGGAGACATGGCTTATAAATATCCGATACACAGAAACGCCATCCCACAATGCGATTCTTTTGAAGAAAATGGCTACACCAAAGAAGAAATGAAATTAGTCCGAGAAACCCAAAAAATTCTGGATGACAGAACCATTGCTGTGACCGCAACAGCAGTACGTGTGCCTATTGTAGGAGGCCACAGCGAAGCCGTAAATGTAGAGTTTTCTACTGATTTTGAGGTTGCAGACATTCAAAACATACTACACCACACCGACGGAGTAGTCGTACAAGACAACAACGATACCTATACCTACCCAATGCCTATATATGCACAAGGCAAAGATGCTGTTTTTGTAGGCAGAATACGTCGGGACGAAAGCCAAGCAAACACTCTAAACATGTGGATAGTTGCAGATAATTTACGCAAAGGAGCAGCCACTAATACGGTGCAAATTGCAGAATACCTTGTTGCCGCCAACTTGGTGTAAACCTTCAGGATACGTACTATAGAGCCATCCAAGAGCAATAAACCGTAGTTTTTTGCTCTTGGATGGCTTTTTTTTTGTATGATTTGTTACCTTTGTCCAGCATGAAAAAGAAATCACTCGTATTAAGTCTTTCTTTAGCGATGACAGTATTGTTTTCCATACTGTTTCAATCGTTGCATACCTATGCCCATTTTGTTGCGCAGTTCTCCCAAACAGAATGCCATCATAAACCCAGTAACAATACCACAGAAATAACCCACCAACACCATGCTTTTGAGCAGTGTACGGTGTGTCATTTTACTTTAGGTAATTATGTTTCGCCGAGTGTTTTTTCGTATGTATTGCATACCAATTACAAGTTAATTCCTTATTTTCTTTTTAACTCTCCAAAGGTAGTTTCTTTTTCAGGAAGTCTCTATTCTTATCGAGGTCCCCCTGTTGGCAACCTACTTTAAATAAATAAAACATCCCCTTTTTTTATACAAAACCACAAAAGCAATCTATATCCAAAATAGAAGAGCTGCTTTTGGGCATGACTCATGGTATATTTAAAGGACTCCTTGTTTTATTATTCTAACAATTTAAAATAGTTTCCAACCATTTATTCAGGGCTTCTTCTATCTAGAGGGACCTTGTCAATACCATTATTTCAAATGAAAAAATATATTCTCTTTTTTATTCTAGGGTTTTCGGCTCTATTACAGGCACAGCATACTCTATCCGGAACCGTTACCAATGCGTTAAACCAACCCTTGCAAGGCGTTTCGATTTATTCCTCGGAGCTGCACAAAGGCACCAAAACAGATGCCAACGGAAAGTATCGTATAACCAATTTGCCTACTAAGGCAATCCAGTGGAGCTATGCACATGTGGGTTATGCAACACAATACCAAAATATAGCATTATTAGAGCCAGAGACAGCTGTTGCTATAACCTTACAAGAAACCATTTTCGAAATGGATGAAGTAATTGTTTCAACTGCATTTAACAAAATGCAATCCCAAAATGTCATGAAAGTAACCCACCAAACCATTCAAGAATTGCAGCAAAAAGGAACTGCAACCTTAATGGAAGGATTGGCAACTATAGCAGGAGTTTCGCAAGTCTCCACAGGAACCTCCATTGGCAAACCCGTTATTCGAGGCTTGAGCGGAAACCGAGTTTTGGTTTATTCGCAGGGAGTCCGAATGGAGAACCAGCAATTTGGAGACGAGCATGGTTTAGGGCTCAACGAT
Proteins encoded in this region:
- a CDS encoding bifunctional UDP-N-acetylmuramoyl-tripeptide:D-alanyl-D-alanine ligase/alanine racemase; this encodes MSIALKNIVLVVQATWSGESLDAVVETVSIDSRSLQNSSHTLFFALVGPNNDAHTYIKDLVHSGVKNFVVQYIPEGCAGKANFLVVQNTLTALQDFAAYYRSTFHFPVLGITGSNGKTIVKEWLNFLLSPDFNVIRSPKSYNSQVGVPLSVVAINEKHNLGIFEAGISTVQEMAQLQKVIQPTIGVLTNIGTSHDEGFVNLEQKIKQKLLLFEHVSVLIYQKNKVVDQCLDPAIQVFSWSFEDPKASVFIFKKQTDAQGTLIEYRYKQNNAAFKIPFQDNASIENAISCLMVLLHFNYDSTLISSRLALLFPVEMRLKLKDGINNCTLIDDSYSSDFQSLKIALDFLESQKKLENKTVILSDIFQSGLSNEVLYAKVAQLILSNNIHRVIGIGHTISEFKDRFQNCITFADTAAFIDNFETLEFANETILVKGARSFEFEQIVSLLEEKTHETVLEINLNAISHNLNFFKSKLQPKVKIMVMVKAFGYGNGGLEIANLLQHHKVDYLGVAFADEGIALKNGGIELPIMVLNPENSSFSAIIHHQLEPEIYCLKGLHAFLKIAKQKNLQHFPIHIKLDTGMHRLGFEKEAIPELIATLKGNPHVKVQSILSHLATSDDLVHRDFTISQINLFETLSSRIILELENHPIRHILNTSGISNYPDAQYNMVRLGIGLYGVSNDPLEQKYLENVGTLKSVISQIRTIAPGQSVGYGRKFMAQSTTNVATIPIGYADGISRGWGNGVGFVIIKNKKATIIGSICMDMLMVDVTAIDCREGDAVVIFGEKPTVSYLAKKLKTIPYEILTSISQRVKRVFYR
- the mscL gene encoding large conductance mechanosensitive channel protein MscL, with product MGFFSDFKASLMKGDVLSLATAVVIGGAFSKVIGSAVDDIIMPLVGLLTGGVDFTTKFIALNGQNYENLDAAKAAGAAVMTYGNLVQAIINFVIIAFFIFVILRAAEKAKKKEEVAAPAPAGPTQEELLMQIRDLLKKQ
- a CDS encoding aspartate-semialdehyde dehydrogenase is translated as MRIAVVGATGMVGEVMLKVLAERNFPVTELIPVASEKSVGKEIEYKGTKYKVVGMQTAVDMKADIALFSAGGETSLEWAPKFAAAGTTVIDNSSAWRMDPTKKLVVPEINATVLTKEDKIIANPNCSTIQMVLVLAPLHKKYHIKRVIVSTYQSITGTGVKAVEQLENEYAGIQGDMAYKYPIHRNAIPQCDSFEENGYTKEEMKLVRETQKILDDRTIAVTATAVRVPIVGGHSEAVNVEFSTDFEVADIQNILHHTDGVVVQDNNDTYTYPMPIYAQGKDAVFVGRIRRDESQANTLNMWIVADNLRKGAATNTVQIAEYLVAANLV